The following proteins are co-located in the Haloplanus sp. HW8-1 genome:
- a CDS encoding DUF7345 domain-containing protein — protein sequence MWDRSSSRLVAVAVAVAVVLVSAVVPVIGAVAPAGTSSPQIASGPTFQQGVDTDSVRLIVSVDRNGSAAWTVQYWTRLDDENTTTAFESLQADIEATPSNFSDRFASRMRSTVSTAENATGREMNATDFGVSAETRTPPQYGVVSYTFRWNGFAVVEGDTIRIGDAIEGLFLDDRTRLVVEWPSDYAPTRTAPEPDERRSGAVVWRGAETSFVSGEPLIVIEPAPTATTTAPAGGDGSGGEGGPPASPDGGGGSSLLPMVALGLLFALAGVGAWRYRDRLGGDGAAQAPSADADSDANGDDPDAAAVVDESDAADAEREDLLSNEERVLQFVREQGGRVKQQEIVEAFDWTEARTSQIVRDLRDDGSLEGFRLGRENVLKLPDEE from the coding sequence ATGTGGGATCGCTCGTCCAGTCGCCTCGTTGCCGTCGCAGTCGCAGTCGCGGTGGTACTGGTGTCGGCTGTCGTTCCGGTGATCGGGGCCGTTGCGCCGGCAGGGACGTCGTCGCCCCAGATCGCATCGGGACCGACGTTCCAACAGGGCGTCGACACCGACTCCGTTCGGCTGATCGTCTCCGTCGATCGGAACGGCTCGGCCGCCTGGACCGTCCAGTACTGGACGCGTCTCGACGACGAGAACACCACCACGGCGTTCGAGTCGTTGCAGGCCGACATCGAGGCGACTCCGTCGAACTTCTCCGACCGGTTCGCCTCGCGGATGCGCTCGACGGTTTCCACGGCGGAGAACGCGACCGGACGGGAGATGAACGCGACGGACTTCGGCGTGAGCGCAGAGACGCGGACGCCACCCCAGTACGGCGTCGTCAGTTACACCTTCCGGTGGAACGGCTTCGCCGTCGTGGAGGGCGATACCATCCGGATCGGGGATGCAATCGAGGGACTCTTCCTCGACGACCGGACACGGCTCGTCGTGGAGTGGCCGTCCGACTACGCGCCCACCCGAACGGCTCCGGAGCCCGACGAGCGCCGTAGCGGGGCCGTCGTCTGGCGCGGCGCGGAAACGAGTTTCGTCTCAGGGGAACCGCTGATCGTCATCGAGCCCGCGCCGACCGCCACCACGACCGCTCCGGCCGGGGGAGACGGGAGCGGCGGCGAGGGCGGCCCGCCCGCCTCGCCCGACGGCGGCGGCGGGTCGTCTCTCCTGCCGATGGTCGCGCTCGGCCTCCTGTTTGCCCTCGCCGGTGTGGGCGCGTGGCGCTATCGCGACCGACTCGGCGGCGACGGGGCGGCCCAGGCGCCGAGTGCGGACGCGGATTCGGACGCGAACGGCGACGACCCGGACGCCGCCGCGGTCGTCGACGAGTCGGACGCGGCCGACGCGGAGCGCGAGGACCTCCTGAGCAACGAGGAACGCGTGCTCCAGTTCGTCCGGGAACAGGGTGGGCGGGTCAAACAGCAGGAGATCGTCGAGGCGTTCGACTGGACCGAGGCCAGGACGAGCCAGATCGTCCGCGACCTCCGGGACGACGGCTCGCTCGAGGGCTTCCGTCTCGGTCGCGAGAACGTTCTGAAACTTCCGGACGAGGAGTGA
- a CDS encoding DUF7096 domain-containing protein — protein sequence MSPDVPNVVVFAIAVVVVAGAVAVPASALGSPSTPTAADTTTDEVLPQTTDNGSASANESVAPGQQLAGVVGVQGAEIDGEIGERSLSTQLSRAESNASKAAVVATDLNRIRERLVTLRERQERLRQAHRSGELSTGEFRARMAVTSAEVRSVQTQLEANSQVTRDLPDEALGSSGVDRSELDRLREDADELQGPEVAEIARQIAGENPGRELDPERGPGELPEPAQGDEREDETEGPPDDRTPGPPEDPGGGSDANNETATTGPPEEAGDGSGNEGDRGNAENGEDPGNGNGDGEDAGNGEDPGNGNGDGEGAGNGNGNGDGEGAGNGEDPGNGNGDGEGAGNGNGNGGDPGNGNAGGDNGGGNR from the coding sequence ATGAGCCCGGACGTTCCGAACGTCGTCGTGTTCGCGATCGCCGTCGTCGTCGTCGCCGGCGCGGTGGCGGTGCCGGCGTCGGCGCTGGGGTCGCCGTCCACGCCGACCGCCGCCGACACGACGACCGACGAGGTGTTGCCACAGACGACAGACAACGGCTCCGCGAGCGCCAACGAATCCGTCGCTCCGGGACAACAGCTCGCCGGTGTGGTGGGCGTCCAGGGTGCCGAGATCGACGGCGAGATCGGGGAGCGCTCGCTGTCGACGCAGCTCTCGCGAGCGGAGTCGAACGCCTCGAAGGCGGCGGTGGTCGCGACGGATCTCAACCGGATCCGCGAGCGACTCGTCACCCTTCGCGAACGGCAGGAACGACTCCGGCAGGCACACCGGTCCGGCGAACTCTCGACCGGCGAGTTCCGCGCCCGGATGGCGGTGACGAGCGCGGAAGTTCGTTCGGTTCAGACCCAACTCGAGGCGAACTCGCAGGTGACCCGTGACCTCCCCGACGAGGCGCTGGGATCCTCCGGCGTCGACCGCTCCGAACTCGATCGGCTGCGGGAGGACGCGGACGAACTCCAAGGTCCGGAGGTGGCCGAGATCGCCAGACAGATCGCGGGTGAAAACCCCGGCCGGGAACTCGATCCCGAACGCGGGCCGGGCGAACTCCCCGAACCAGCGCAGGGCGACGAACGCGAGGACGAGACCGAGGGCCCCCCTGACGACCGGACCCCCGGTCCGCCGGAGGACCCGGGGGGCGGCTCGGACGCGAACAACGAAACCGCGACGACCGGCCCGCCGGAGGAGGCCGGAGACGGCTCCGGTAACGAGGGCGACAGAGGGAATGCCGAAAACGGTGAGGATCCGGGAAACGGGAACGGTGACGGTGAGGACGCCGGAAACGGTGAGGATCCGGGAAACGGGAACGGTGACGGCGAGGGCGCCGGAAACGGGAACGGGAACGGTGACGGCGAGGGCGCCGGAAACGGTGAGGATCCGGGAAACGGGAACGGTGACGGCGAGGGCGCCGGAAACGGGAACGGGAACGGTGGTGACCCGGGGAACGGTAACGCCGGCGGTGACAACGGGGGTGGGAACCGATGA
- a CDS encoding response regulator, producing the protein MTATPRVLVADDELALLDLYATWLDDVDVDLVRAHCGAEALSYCEDGEVDVAILDRHMPRVSGDEVLDSLRECPAGPRVAFVTAATPDVRIVDLDIDAYLTKPVERAKFVDLVHSLVHRETLPETVDRYVEKLSKRAALLESESQSVLRADPVYSRLESELSRLASRIDDYCLEDPYLCRTLTDGDGAGIGATFDPLA; encoded by the coding sequence ATGACCGCCACACCGCGCGTTCTGGTCGCCGATGACGAACTCGCACTGCTCGACCTCTATGCCACTTGGCTCGACGACGTCGATGTCGACCTCGTCCGGGCGCACTGTGGCGCTGAGGCCCTGTCCTACTGCGAGGACGGCGAGGTCGACGTGGCGATCCTCGACCGTCACATGCCGCGGGTGTCCGGCGACGAGGTCCTGGACTCCCTGCGCGAGTGTCCGGCCGGCCCCCGGGTGGCGTTCGTGACGGCCGCGACGCCGGACGTCCGCATCGTCGATCTCGATATCGACGCCTACCTCACGAAGCCGGTCGAGCGCGCGAAGTTCGTCGACCTCGTCCACTCGCTGGTCCATCGTGAGACGCTCCCCGAGACGGTGGATCGGTACGTCGAGAAGCTCTCGAAACGGGCGGCACTGCTCGAATCCGAGTCGCAGTCGGTGCTGCGGGCTGACCCGGTTTACTCCCGTCTCGAATCGGAGCTGTCACGCCTGGCCTCGCGGATCGACGACTACTGCCTCGAGGACCCGTACCTCTGCCGGACGCTCACGGACGGCGACGGAGCCGGCATCGGCGCGACGTTCGACCCGTTGGCCTGA
- a CDS encoding isocitrate/isopropylmalate dehydrogenase family protein, producing the protein MSYDIALVPGDGIGPTVVDAALPLLDAAAAAHGFDIETTRYDWGTERYLEEGAMMPEDGLDRLADDDALLLGSVGHPDVPDHVTLNGLLLPIRKGFDQSICKRPAVLFEGVRSPLRGYEGGDIDILVFRENTEGEYADVGGREHRGFENEVAVQSAVYTRRSTERIVRAAFEAATERSGKLTNVTKSNAQAHGMVFWDDVVDEVSEEYPAVDVERLLVDAASMDFVRRPDEFDVVVASNLFGDILTDVGAIVTGSMGLAPSANVDPDRTHPSMFEPVHGSAFDIAGEGVANPLATVLSGSLMFDHLGETAAAAALWDAVAAQLADPSAPRTPDLGGSATTDAVAADLRERL; encoded by the coding sequence ATGTCCTACGACATCGCGCTCGTTCCCGGAGACGGGATCGGACCGACGGTGGTGGACGCGGCCCTGCCGCTTCTCGACGCCGCCGCGGCGGCACACGGTTTCGACATCGAGACGACGCGCTACGACTGGGGAACCGAACGCTACCTCGAGGAGGGCGCGATGATGCCGGAGGACGGGCTGGATCGGCTGGCCGACGACGACGCCCTCCTCTTGGGCTCGGTCGGTCATCCCGACGTCCCCGATCACGTCACGCTCAACGGACTCCTCCTGCCGATCCGCAAGGGCTTCGATCAGTCCATCTGCAAGCGCCCGGCGGTGCTGTTCGAGGGCGTTCGGAGCCCGCTCCGGGGCTACGAGGGCGGCGACATCGACATCCTCGTCTTCCGCGAGAACACGGAGGGCGAGTACGCGGACGTGGGTGGGCGCGAACACCGCGGCTTCGAGAACGAGGTGGCGGTCCAGAGCGCCGTCTACACCCGACGCAGCACCGAACGCATCGTCCGCGCGGCGTTCGAGGCGGCGACGGAGCGCTCGGGAAAGCTCACAAACGTCACGAAGTCGAACGCCCAGGCCCACGGGATGGTGTTCTGGGACGACGTCGTCGACGAGGTGAGCGAGGAGTATCCCGCGGTCGACGTCGAGCGTCTGCTGGTCGACGCCGCGAGCATGGACTTCGTGCGCCGCCCCGACGAGTTCGACGTGGTGGTCGCATCGAACCTCTTCGGGGACATCCTCACCGACGTCGGTGCCATCGTCACCGGCAGCATGGGTCTGGCGCCGTCGGCGAACGTCGATCCCGACCGGACTCATCCGTCGATGTTCGAACCCGTCCACGGCAGCGCCTTCGACATCGCCGGCGAGGGTGTCGCAAACCCGCTCGCGACGGTGCTCTCGGGGTCGCTCATGTTCGATCACTTGGGCGAGACGGCGGCCGCGGCGGCGCTGTGGGACGCCGTCGCCGCACAGCTGGCCGACCCGTCGGCCCCGCGGACGCCCGACCTCGGCGGATCCGCGACGACCGACGCCGTGGCGGCCGACCTTCGCGAGCGTCTCTGA